GTCCTTCCTTAAATTTATCTATCAAAGATTGTATTTGATATTTTTCCCAATAAGAATCGTCTAGAGCTTTGTAGGCAACCATCATAGCTTCTTTTAACTCTTGATAGTCGTTTATATCTAGATATTTTAATTCAATATTGTCTATTTCCTCAATATTCATAAAGTGTTATATTACTTTGTTGTTATAGTTAAATATAGTCATTTAGCCTTTGTGTAACAATATTTTTAATTTCTTAAACAATGTTAAAAAACACGTTTTAAAAGTTTGGTATTAATTTTGATAAGGCATTCGCTTGTTTCTAATAAATACTTTATTATCTTAGAGAAATAGTTCTGTAGAACCCAACCAATATTATGTTAAAACAAAGCTTAAATTTAAAATTATCTCAAAAATTATCTCCTCAGCAAATTCAGTTGATGAAGATGATTCAGCTACCTACCCAAGCTTTTGAACAGAGGTTGAAACAAGAAATTGAAGAAAATCCTGCGTTAGAGTCTGGGAAGGAACAAGAGGAAACGTACGAAGATAACTACGATGATTACGCAGATGAAGGAAATGAGTCTATTGCGGCTGATGACATCAATATTGATGAGTATTTAAGTGATGATGATATTCCTAGTTACAAGCTACAAGCAAACAATTATTCTGCCGATGACGAAGATAGAGAAGTGCCTTATGCGGGTGGTTTAAGTTTTCATCAATCCTTAATCAATCAACTAAATACATTTAGTTTAAGTGATGAAGAATATTTAATTGCCGAATTTTTGGTAGGGAGTATTAATGATAATGGATACTTAAGACGAGATACGATTGATATTGTTGATGATTTGGCATTTACCCAAAATATTTTTGTTGATGAAAATAAAGTTGATGACATCTTGTATGATGTGGTTCAGAAATTAGAGCCAACAGGAGTGGGAGCAAGGGATTTAAAAGAATGTTTAGTTATTCAGTTAGAAGCCAAAAATCAAACAAGATCGGTTGAGTTGGCTGCTAAAATGCTAGACACTGCTTTTGATGCTTTTGTAAAAAAACATTACGATAAGTTATTAGCTAAATTTGATATTACAGAAGAGGAATTAAAATTAGCAATTAAAGAGGTTGAAAAATTAAATCCAAAGCCAGGAGGAGCTATAGTTGGGAATTCTAAAATAGCAGAACAAGTTGTGCCAGACTTTACCATAAGAATTAATGATGGTGAGTTAGAGTTGTTGTTAAACTCAAGAAATGCACCTGAATTACACGTTTCTAGAGAGTATAATAACATGTTAAAAGGTTATCAAGAGGCAAAAGTAAAAACCAAATCGCAAAAGGATGCTGTGCAGTTTATTAAGCAAAAATTAGATTCTGCAAAATGGTTTATAGATGCTATTAAACAGCGTCAACAAACTTTAATGGTAACCATGAGTACCATTATGGAAATGCAACAAGAATATTTGCTGTCTGGAGATGAA
Above is a genomic segment from Wenyingzhuangia fucanilytica containing:
- the rpoN gene encoding RNA polymerase factor sigma-54; this translates as MLKQSLNLKLSQKLSPQQIQLMKMIQLPTQAFEQRLKQEIEENPALESGKEQEETYEDNYDDYADEGNESIAADDINIDEYLSDDDIPSYKLQANNYSADDEDREVPYAGGLSFHQSLINQLNTFSLSDEEYLIAEFLVGSINDNGYLRRDTIDIVDDLAFTQNIFVDENKVDDILYDVVQKLEPTGVGARDLKECLVIQLEAKNQTRSVELAAKMLDTAFDAFVKKHYDKLLAKFDITEEELKLAIKEVEKLNPKPGGAIVGNSKIAEQVVPDFTIRINDGELELLLNSRNAPELHVSREYNNMLKGYQEAKVKTKSQKDAVQFIKQKLDSAKWFIDAIKQRQQTLMVTMSTIMEMQQEYLLSGDESKLKPMILKDVAEKIDMDISTVSRVANSKYCSTPYGTKLVKEFFSESMKNDQGEDISTREIKSILKTVIEDEDKKKPLTDDKLSAHLKEKGYLIARRTVAKYREQLDIPVARLRKEI